A region from the Dinoroseobacter shibae DFL 12 = DSM 16493 genome encodes:
- a CDS encoding DUF1127 domain-containing protein: protein MPAHTLSRPIRGQAALPSLSRRALSALVGLWRTRRALRDLDDRMLRDIGVSRSEALTEARRPIWDVPTGWRR from the coding sequence ATGCCCGCACACACCCTCTCCCGCCCGATCCGCGGCCAGGCCGCCCTGCCGTCGCTGTCCCGCCGGGCCCTGTCCGCGCTTGTCGGGCTGTGGCGCACGCGGCGGGCGCTGCGCGATCTCGACGACCGGATGCTGCGCGACATCGGCGTCTCCCGCAGCGAGGCCCTGACCGAAGCCCGGCGCCCGATCTGGGACGTGCCCACCGGCTGGCGCCGCTGA
- a CDS encoding Bax inhibitor-1/YccA family protein — MAQYDTIRTAGAGVRTAQIDEGLRAHFNKVYGLMSVAMVLTGAVAWAVGTNEAMLAAIFATPMKWVVMFAPLIMVFAFSAMINKMSAAAAQVFFYTFAAAMGLSISFIFAVYTGVSIASTFLVTAIAFASLSLFGYTTKKDLSSWGRFLFMGVIGLIVASIINLFLGSPAIAFAVSSLGVLIFAALTAYDTQRIKTEYIEHAQYGDQEWLNKSAIMGALSLYINFINLFMFLLQFLGNRE, encoded by the coding sequence ATGGCACAATATGACACGATCCGCACGGCCGGCGCAGGCGTGCGCACCGCGCAGATCGATGAGGGCCTGCGCGCCCATTTCAACAAGGTCTACGGCCTGATGTCCGTCGCCATGGTGCTCACCGGCGCCGTGGCCTGGGCGGTCGGCACGAACGAAGCCATGCTCGCCGCGATCTTCGCAACCCCGATGAAGTGGGTCGTGATGTTCGCGCCGCTCATCATGGTCTTCGCCTTCTCGGCCATGATCAACAAGATGTCCGCCGCCGCGGCCCAGGTGTTCTTCTACACCTTCGCGGCCGCCATGGGCCTGTCGATCAGCTTCATCTTCGCGGTCTATACCGGCGTCTCCATCGCCTCGACCTTCCTCGTGACCGCGATCGCCTTCGCATCGCTCAGCCTCTTCGGCTACACCACGAAGAAGGATCTCAGCAGCTGGGGCCGCTTCCTGTTCATGGGCGTGATCGGCCTGATCGTGGCTTCGATCATCAACCTCTTCCTCGGCTCCCCGGCGATCGCCTTCGCCGTGTCCAGCCTCGGGGTGCTGATCTTTGCCGCCCTGACCGCCTACGACACGCAGCGCATCAAGACCGAATATATCGAGCATGCGCAGTACGGCGACCAGGAATGGCTGAACAAGTCCGCCATCATGGGCGCGCTCAGCCTCTACATCAACTTCATCAACCTGTTCATGTTCCTGCTGCAGTTCCTCGGCAATCGCGAGTAA
- the rpmG gene encoding 50S ribosomal protein L33 — MAKPTTIKIRLNSTADTGHFYVTKKNARTMTEKMVVRKYDPVARKHVEYKEGKIK, encoded by the coding sequence ATGGCGAAGCCGACCACCATCAAGATCCGCCTCAACTCGACAGCGGATACCGGCCATTTCTACGTGACCAAGAAGAACGCCCGCACCATGACCGAGAAGATGGTCGTGCGGAAATACGACCCGGTCGCGCGCAAGCACGTGGAATACAAGGAAGGCAAGATCAAGTAA
- a CDS encoding PAS domain-containing protein produces the protein MEDIPGNFGPRSGLFALDPATSTKSESIHLSFVHGLLDVMAAKLGQSLLLISDNGTILAVSGAEAFPGGDDLRGARWTSLWPKESRPLALGALEMAVTELRELTIQISRMPDPGSAQFWEAVLSPLPLGETGTGPARKSAVLVALREITAARRVAHMRSRAG, from the coding sequence ATGGAAGACATCCCCGGCAATTTTGGTCCGCGTTCGGGCCTGTTTGCGCTGGATCCTGCGACCTCGACCAAGAGCGAATCCATCCATCTTAGCTTCGTGCACGGCCTGCTGGATGTGATGGCCGCCAAGCTGGGGCAGAGCCTGCTTCTGATCAGTGACAACGGCACCATCCTGGCGGTGTCCGGCGCGGAGGCGTTCCCCGGCGGCGACGATCTGCGCGGGGCGCGCTGGACCTCCCTGTGGCCGAAGGAGAGCCGGCCCCTGGCGCTGGGCGCGCTGGAGATGGCGGTGACCGAGCTGCGCGAATTGACCATCCAGATCTCGCGGATGCCCGATCCGGGCAGTGCCCAGTTCTGGGAGGCGGTGCTGAGCCCCTTGCCCCTGGGCGAGACCGGCACGGGTCCGGCGCGCAAGTCGGCGGTTCTGGTGGCGCTGCGCGAAATCACGGCTGCGCGGCGCGTGGCCCATATGCGGTCCCGGGCTGGATAG
- a CDS encoding N-acetylmuramoyl-L-alanine amidase has protein sequence MPRLVVLHYTAMADAQGAADWLCAPRAQVSAHYVIGRDGAVMRLVPEHLRAWHAGAGAWGGCTDVNSASIGIELDNDGTSPFSAPLMDALEGLLGDILTRHGIPRKGVIGHSDLAPGRKIDPGPRFDWRRLARRGLSIWPEGAAAGAAPDPARFAADLARFGMTAEVDAETRLAAFRARFRPGATGPLAPEDMGLAADLAARWPVDPPPVSG, from the coding sequence GTGCCGCGGCTGGTGGTGCTGCATTACACCGCGATGGCGGATGCGCAGGGGGCGGCGGACTGGCTCTGCGCGCCCCGGGCGCAGGTCTCGGCCCATTACGTGATCGGCCGGGACGGGGCGGTGATGCGGCTGGTGCCGGAGCATCTGCGCGCCTGGCACGCGGGGGCGGGGGCCTGGGGCGGCTGCACGGATGTGAATTCCGCATCGATCGGGATCGAGCTGGACAATGACGGGACCAGCCCGTTCAGCGCGCCGCTGATGGACGCGCTGGAGGGGCTGCTGGGCGATATACTCACGCGACATGGCATCCCGCGCAAAGGGGTGATCGGGCATTCCGACCTCGCCCCGGGCCGCAAGATCGACCCCGGCCCGCGGTTCGACTGGCGGCGGCTGGCGCGGCGGGGGCTGTCGATCTGGCCCGAGGGGGCGGCGGCGGGCGCGGCGCCGGATCCTGCGCGTTTCGCAGCGGACCTCGCCCGGTTCGGGATGACGGCGGAGGTGGACGCGGAGACCCGGCTGGCGGCCTTCCGGGCGCGGTTCCGGCCCGGGGCGACGGGGCCACTGGCGCCCGAGGACATGGGGCTTGCGGCGGACCTGGCCGCGCGCTGGCCCGTTGACCCGCCGCCTGTCTCGGGCTAG
- the gatA gene encoding Asp-tRNA(Asn)/Glu-tRNA(Gln) amidotransferase subunit GatA → MSELSSLTIAAARDKLRAREITATELTEACLAEVEGAGALGAFVHNTPDLARAQAEAADARLAAGDAPAMCGIPLGIKDLFCTKGVPSQAASAILGGFKPEYESTVTSQLFAAGAVMLGKLNMDEFAMGSSNETSTYGNAVNPWRRGNEDTALTPGGSSGGSASAVAADLCLAATGTDTGGSIRQPAAFVGITGLKPTYGRCSRWGIVAFASSLDQAGPMTKDVRDCAIMLGAMAGHDPKDSTSADLPVPDFEAMLTGDIRGKVIGIPKEYRMDGMPEEIEALWSRGAEMLRDAGAELRDITLPHTKYALPAYYVIAPAEASSNLARYDGVRFGHRAKLAQGDGITEMYEKTRAEGFGHEVQRRIMIGTYVLSAGFYDAYYNRARKVRALIKRDFDEVFAAGVDAILTPATPSAAFGLGEMAEADPVQMYLNDVFTVTVNLAGLPGIAVPAGLDKQGLPLGLQLIGRPWEEGDLLNTAYALEQAAGFVAKPNRWW, encoded by the coding sequence ATGTCGGAGCTGTCTTCCCTGACCATCGCCGCGGCCCGCGACAAGCTGCGCGCCCGCGAGATCACCGCCACCGAGTTGACCGAGGCCTGCCTGGCGGAGGTCGAGGGCGCGGGTGCGCTGGGCGCGTTCGTGCACAACACCCCCGACCTGGCCCGCGCCCAGGCCGAGGCGGCGGATGCCCGGCTTGCGGCCGGAGATGCCCCCGCCATGTGCGGCATCCCGCTGGGGATCAAGGATCTCTTCTGCACCAAGGGCGTGCCGTCCCAAGCGGCCTCCGCGATCCTGGGCGGGTTCAAGCCGGAATACGAGAGCACCGTGACCAGCCAGCTCTTCGCGGCCGGTGCCGTGATGCTGGGCAAGCTGAACATGGACGAGTTCGCCATGGGCTCGTCCAACGAGACCTCGACCTATGGCAACGCGGTCAACCCGTGGCGCCGGGGCAACGAGGACACGGCCCTGACCCCGGGGGGCTCCTCCGGAGGCTCGGCCTCTGCGGTGGCCGCGGACCTTTGTCTGGCGGCCACGGGCACCGACACCGGCGGGTCGATCCGCCAGCCTGCGGCCTTCGTCGGGATCACGGGCCTCAAGCCCACCTATGGCCGCTGCTCGCGCTGGGGGATCGTGGCGTTCGCCTCGTCGCTGGACCAGGCGGGGCCCATGACCAAGGATGTGCGCGACTGTGCGATCATGCTGGGGGCGATGGCCGGGCACGACCCCAAGGATTCGACCTCTGCCGACCTGCCGGTGCCGGATTTCGAGGCGATGCTGACCGGCGACATTCGCGGCAAGGTGATCGGCATTCCCAAGGAATACCGCATGGACGGGATGCCCGAGGAGATCGAGGCGCTCTGGTCCCGCGGCGCCGAGATGCTGCGCGACGCGGGCGCGGAATTGCGCGATATCACCCTGCCGCACACGAAATACGCGCTGCCCGCGTATTACGTGATCGCGCCCGCCGAGGCGTCGTCGAACCTGGCGCGCTATGACGGGGTGCGGTTCGGGCATCGGGCCAAGCTCGCCCAGGGCGACGGCATTACCGAGATGTACGAGAAGACCCGCGCCGAGGGCTTCGGGCACGAGGTGCAGCGCCGCATCATGATCGGGACCTACGTTCTGTCGGCGGGGTTCTATGATGCCTATTATAACCGGGCGCGGAAGGTGCGCGCCCTGATCAAGCGGGATTTCGACGAGGTGTTCGCCGCGGGCGTGGACGCGATCCTGACGCCCGCCACGCCCTCGGCGGCCTTCGGGCTGGGCGAGATGGCCGAGGCGGACCCGGTACAGATGTATCTCAATGACGTGTTCACGGTGACGGTGAATCTGGCCGGTCTGCCGGGGATCGCGGTGCCCGCGGGGCTGGACAAGCAGGGGCTGCCGCTGGGCCTGCAACTGATCGGGCGGCCCTGGGAAGAGGGCGACCTGCTCAACACGGCCTACGCGCTGGAGCAGGCGGCGGGCTTTGTGGCAAAGCCGAACCGCTGGTGGTAA
- the gatC gene encoding Asp-tRNA(Asn)/Glu-tRNA(Gln) amidotransferase subunit GatC, whose amino-acid sequence MSIDIETARRVAKLARIKVEDDALPALAGEFNHILGFIEQLNEVDVDDVEPMTSVTPMRLKRREDVVTDGDQQAAVLSNAPDAREGFFAVPKVVE is encoded by the coding sequence ATGTCCATTGATATCGAGACCGCCCGCCGGGTTGCGAAGCTCGCCCGGATCAAGGTCGAAGACGACGCCCTGCCCGCCCTGGCGGGGGAGTTCAATCACATCCTCGGGTTCATCGAGCAACTCAACGAGGTCGACGTGGACGATGTCGAGCCGATGACCTCGGTCACCCCCATGCGCCTGAAACGCCGCGAAGACGTGGTCACCGATGGCGACCAGCAGGCGGCGGTCCTGTCCAATGCGCCCGATGCCCGCGAGGGGTTTTTCGCCGTGCCCAAGGTTGTGGAGTAG
- a CDS encoding ceramidase domain-containing protein yields the protein MEGLLRQIDGYCERVDPSYWAEPVNALTNAAFLIAAWVMWRRIGAASLPLGRVLCGLLAAIGVGSYLFHTHAQVWAALADVIPIVGFTLVYIFAANRDFWGWRAWASALGASAYIPFTAALTPVFEALPFFAISSFYWPLPVLIFAYAILLRRRAPGTARGLAIGAGILCVSLTFRSIDEPLCAAVPLGTHFLWHVLNGILLGWMIEVYRRHMLAGPADQG from the coding sequence ATGGAAGGCCTGCTGCGGCAGATCGACGGCTATTGCGAGCGGGTGGACCCGTCCTATTGGGCCGAGCCGGTCAATGCGCTGACCAATGCCGCGTTTCTGATCGCCGCCTGGGTGATGTGGCGGCGGATCGGCGCCGCATCCCTGCCCCTGGGCCGGGTGCTCTGCGGGTTGCTCGCGGCCATCGGGGTGGGCAGTTACCTGTTTCACACCCATGCGCAGGTCTGGGCGGCCTTGGCCGATGTGATCCCCATCGTGGGCTTCACCCTGGTCTATATTTTCGCTGCGAACCGGGATTTCTGGGGCTGGCGCGCCTGGGCCTCGGCCCTCGGCGCCTCGGCCTATATCCCCTTTACCGCCGCCCTGACCCCGGTGTTCGAAGCACTCCCCTTCTTCGCCATCTCGTCCTTCTACTGGCCGCTGCCGGTCCTGATCTTCGCCTATGCGATCCTGCTGCGCCGCCGCGCCCCCGGGACCGCGCGGGGGCTGGCCATCGGGGCGGGGATTCTCTGCGTCTCGCTGACCTTCCGTTCCATCGACGAACCGCTCTGCGCCGCGGTCCCGCTGGGCACCCATTTCCTGTGGCATGTCCTCAACGGCATCCTGCTCGGCTGGATGATCGAGGTCTACCGCCGCCACATGCTTGCAGGCCCCGCGGACCAAGGCTAA
- a CDS encoding metal-dependent hydrolase → MKITWMGHGSFRIEIADQVLLIDPWITGNPVFPADRRDAALAGATHILITHGHGDHTADAVALSKELGAPIVGIYDLMSYWAETEGVETVGFNKGGTVMLGDVAVTMVNAVHSSSLGTDHGPMYAGAEAGFMIKGEGRTVYVSGDTDVMADMKVFNDLHQPEIGILASGGHFTMDMERAAYAARTFFDFKTVIPCHYKTFPLLAQSAQPLIDGLPGTDVRTPEVMETIEL, encoded by the coding sequence ATGAAAATCACCTGGATGGGGCATGGCAGTTTCCGGATCGAGATCGCGGATCAGGTGCTGCTGATCGACCCGTGGATCACCGGCAACCCGGTGTTTCCGGCGGATCGGCGTGACGCGGCGCTGGCGGGGGCGACCCATATCCTGATCACCCACGGGCATGGCGACCACACCGCCGATGCCGTGGCGCTGTCGAAGGAGCTCGGCGCGCCCATCGTGGGGATCTACGACCTGATGAGCTATTGGGCCGAGACCGAGGGGGTCGAGACCGTGGGCTTCAACAAGGGCGGCACGGTCATGCTGGGCGATGTGGCGGTGACCATGGTGAACGCGGTGCATTCCTCGTCGCTCGGCACGGATCACGGGCCGATGTATGCGGGCGCCGAGGCGGGCTTCATGATCAAGGGCGAGGGCCGGACGGTCTATGTCTCGGGCGACACGGATGTGATGGCGGACATGAAGGTGTTCAACGACCTGCACCAGCCCGAGATCGGCATCCTCGCCAGCGGCGGGCATTTCACAATGGACATGGAGCGCGCGGCCTACGCGGCGCGGACCTTCTTCGATTTCAAGACGGTGATCCCGTGCCACTACAAGACCTTTCCCCTGCTGGCGCAATCGGCCCAGCCGCTGATCGACGGGCTGCCGGGCACGGATGTGCGCACGCCGGAGGTGATGGAGACGATCGAGCTGTGA
- a CDS encoding nucleoside deaminase: protein MSPFARHMDIALAEARAAAARGEVPVGAVLIDPAGKVLARAGNRTRELSDPTAHAEVLAIRAACAAAGSERLPGAVLYVTLEPCAICAATIAAARIARLVYGAADPKSGGVAHGARVFSHPQSHHVPEVIDGIAAAQAEALLKDFFAARRP, encoded by the coding sequence ATGTCGCCCTTCGCCCGCCATATGGACATCGCCCTCGCCGAGGCCCGCGCCGCCGCCGCCCGCGGCGAGGTGCCCGTGGGCGCGGTGCTGATCGACCCCGCGGGGAAGGTGCTGGCGCGCGCCGGCAACCGCACCCGCGAGCTGTCGGATCCCACCGCCCATGCCGAGGTGCTGGCGATCCGCGCCGCCTGCGCCGCCGCCGGGTCCGAGCGGCTGCCCGGCGCGGTGCTCTACGTCACGCTGGAGCCGTGTGCGATCTGCGCCGCCACCATCGCCGCGGCGCGCATCGCCCGGCTGGTCTATGGTGCCGCGGACCCCAAATCCGGCGGCGTGGCCCATGGCGCGCGGGTCTTCTCCCACCCCCAGAGCCACCATGTGCCCGAGGTCATCGACGGCATCGCCGCGGCGCAAGCCGAGGCGCTGCTGAAGGATTTTTTCGCCGCGCGACGCCCCTGA
- a CDS encoding pseudouridine synthase, with protein MADNTTPPGDRIAKVLARAGIASRREAERLIAEGRVAVNGKTVDSPALNVTEADKITFDGTPIAEPEPPRLWRYHKPVGLVTTAKDEKGRETVFDALPADLPRVMSVGRLDLNSEGLLLLTNDGEIKRRLELPTTGWLRRYRVRVKGAPTEDDLAPLRAGIEVEGERFKPMEARLDRLQGANAWLTLGLREGRNREIRRAMGALGLVVNRLIRISYGPFRLGELKPGEVEEIKGRILREQLGLESPEPPVGTAQARPKRGPGRKPGATPGGKPTGKPSRAPNARPGAKPGGKPGAKPDPKPGARAGSARRKAPARPRPERGR; from the coding sequence ATGGCTGACAACACCACTCCCCCCGGCGACCGGATCGCCAAGGTTCTGGCCCGCGCGGGCATCGCCTCGCGCCGGGAGGCGGAGCGCCTGATCGCCGAAGGGCGCGTGGCGGTGAACGGCAAGACCGTCGACAGCCCCGCGCTGAACGTGACGGAGGCCGACAAGATCACCTTCGACGGCACGCCCATCGCGGAACCGGAGCCGCCGCGCCTGTGGCGGTATCACAAGCCCGTGGGCCTGGTGACGACCGCGAAGGACGAGAAGGGCCGGGAGACGGTGTTCGACGCCCTGCCCGCGGACCTGCCCCGGGTGATGAGCGTCGGGCGGCTGGACCTGAATTCCGAGGGGCTGCTGCTGCTGACGAACGATGGCGAGATCAAGCGGCGGCTGGAGTTGCCCACCACGGGCTGGCTGCGGCGCTACCGGGTGCGGGTCAAGGGCGCGCCCACGGAGGACGACCTCGCCCCCCTGCGCGCGGGGATCGAGGTGGAGGGCGAGCGGTTCAAGCCGATGGAGGCGCGGCTCGACCGGCTTCAGGGGGCCAATGCCTGGCTGACCCTGGGGCTGCGCGAGGGGCGCAATCGCGAGATCCGGCGCGCCATGGGGGCGCTGGGGCTGGTGGTGAACCGGCTGATCCGCATCAGCTATGGCCCGTTCCGGCTGGGCGAGTTGAAACCGGGCGAGGTCGAGGAGATCAAGGGCCGCATCCTGCGCGAGCAATTGGGGCTGGAGAGCCCCGAGCCGCCCGTGGGCACCGCGCAGGCCAGGCCGAAACGCGGCCCAGGGCGCAAGCCCGGTGCAACGCCCGGTGGGAAGCCGACGGGAAAGCCCAGTAGGGCGCCGAATGCACGGCCGGGTGCCAAGCCGGGCGGCAAGCCAGGTGCGAAACCGGACCCCAAGCCAGGCGCGCGGGCCGGATCGGCCCGGCGCAAGGCCCCGGCGCGGCCGCGTCCGGAGCGGGGCCGTTAA